A region from the Chanodichthys erythropterus isolate Z2021 chromosome 5, ASM2448905v1, whole genome shotgun sequence genome encodes:
- the LOC137020207 gene encoding C-type mannose receptor 2-like codes for MEQTLYFILLLIALCSVSECVQRQYHFINVRKTWTEAQRYCRENYTDLATVDNMNDMNNMNELNKSVNVEVYVWIGLQKTGVDKWQWSSGEPALYLNWAPGQPDGRDCAIMRNRQWHDGSCSESLTFICSSSNNANTGLIFVNQTMNWKDAQSHCRQNHIDLVSVRNQNENQQLQTFINDSHIPGDVWIGLFRDSWQWSDQSDSSFRYWRSGEPNNVGGNENCTAIQPNTQRHWIDISCNNQYSFVCHEDKLIVIDQNLTWSEALRYCRQNHMDLVSVHSEQMQRRVMNVVHRASTEAVWLGLRHSCTVGLWFWVSGQTVCYQNWAPGNSTGEEDCERTVRSGAVQSGGDQRWISRPETDRLNFICSRNEE; via the exons ATGGAGCAAACTCTATATTTCATTCTTCTTCTCATTG ctctctgCTCCGTATCTGAATGTGTTCAGCGTCAGTATCACTTTATAAACGTGAGGAAGACCTGGACTGAAGCTCAGAGATACTGCAGAGAGAATTACACAGATCTGGCCACCGTTGACAACATGAACGACATGAACAACATGAACGAGCTGAACAAGAGTGTGAATGTTGAAGTGTATGTCTGGATTGGGCTGCAGAAGACaggtgttgataaatggcagtGGTCTTCAGGTGAACCTGCGCTCTATCTGAACTGGGCTCCTGGACAACCTGATGGCAGAGATTGTGCTATAATGAGAAATAGACAATGGCATGATGGGTCATGTAGTGAAAGCCTGACTTTCATCTGCAGTTCATCTAACAATG CAAACACAGGACTCATCTTTGTCAATCAGACGATGAATTGGAAAGACGCTCAGAGTCACTGCAGACAGAATCACATTGATCTGGTCAGTGTGAGGAACCAGAATGAGAATCAACAGCTTCAGACGTTCATCAATGATAGTCACATACCTGGTGATGTCTGGATCGGTCTGTTCAGAGACTCGTGGCAGTGGTCAGATCAGAGTGACTCCTCATTCAGATACTGGAGGTCTGGTGAACCTAATAATGTTGGAGGAAATGAAAACTGTACAGCAATCCAACCGAACACTCAGCGACACTGGATAGACATCTCTTGCAACAACCAGTATTCTTTTGTGTGTCATGAAG ATAAACTGATCGTAATCGACCAGAATCTGACATGGTCTGAAGCTCTGAGATACTGCAGACAGAATCATATGGATCTGGTCTCGGTTCATTCAGAACAGATGCAGCGTCGTGTGATGAATGTGGTTCATCGGGCGTCTACTGAGGCGGTGTGGTTGGGTTTGCGTCACTCCTGCACCGTGGGCCTCTGGTTCTGGGTGAGCGGACAGACCGTGTGCTATCAGAACTGGGCTCCAGGGAACAGCACAGGAGAGGAAGATTGTGAGCGTACAGTGAGATCTGGAGCAGTTCAGTCTGGAGGAGATCAGCGCTGGATCAGCCGTCCTGAGACTGACAGACTCAACTTCATCTGCAGCAGAAATGAAGAGTGA